From one Pontibacillus sp. HMF3514 genomic stretch:
- a CDS encoding ABC transporter ATP-binding protein produces the protein MTSPYIQLQQATKSFQTNTVFEQLDLSLDKGEIMSIVGPSGSGKTTLLRCLAGLEPFTQGRFLINKENVTNMDANKRPVSLVFQQPLLFPHMTILENVAYGLTFQKRYKNERTERAQSLLQHVGLNGYERAFPHELSGGQQQRVSLARSLAIQPELLLLDEPFSSLDEQLRDEMRTWVRDLLKDQNITALFITHDREEAMYMGDRVGVFHEGFFQQIGEPKDVYQTPANSFVAEFFGDHLVIDEDYYAPLHSLFVTTNEPRTEQYCWEGIVKNGIFYHGNRFYQIRIPSLQKNVTLSSGLELSIGTNVFVTADQERVQSFMNSKSKE, from the coding sequence ATGACATCACCTTATATCCAACTACAGCAAGCAACGAAATCCTTTCAAACAAATACAGTTTTCGAACAATTGGATCTCTCTCTAGATAAGGGAGAAATCATGAGTATTGTTGGACCTTCAGGCAGTGGTAAAACCACTTTATTACGCTGCTTAGCTGGACTTGAACCTTTTACACAAGGCCGTTTTCTCATTAATAAGGAAAACGTAACGAACATGGATGCTAACAAGCGTCCTGTAAGCTTAGTTTTTCAACAGCCTTTGCTATTCCCTCACATGACGATTTTGGAAAATGTCGCATATGGACTAACGTTCCAAAAACGTTATAAGAATGAGCGAACAGAACGGGCACAATCTCTTTTACAACATGTAGGATTAAATGGGTATGAACGAGCTTTTCCTCATGAACTCTCTGGAGGTCAGCAGCAACGGGTATCATTAGCTCGTTCGCTAGCTATTCAACCCGAACTTCTTTTACTCGATGAACCGTTTAGCAGTCTTGATGAGCAGTTAAGAGACGAGATGAGAACTTGGGTAAGAGATTTGCTTAAAGATCAGAACATCACGGCTCTATTTATCACGCATGATCGTGAGGAAGCAATGTATATGGGGGATCGAGTAGGCGTCTTCCATGAAGGATTTTTCCAACAAATAGGTGAGCCAAAAGATGTTTATCAGACTCCTGCTAACTCATTTGTTGCTGAATTCTTTGGAGATCATTTGGTTATAGATGAAGATTATTACGCTCCCCTTCATTCACTATTTGTCACAACCAATGAACCCCGAACTGAGCAATATTGTTGGGAAGGCATAGTTAAAAACGGAATCTTTTACCACGGGAATCGCTTTTATCAAATTAGGATCCCTTCTTTACAAAAAAATGTAACACTCTCGAGCGGATTAGAGCTTTCGATTGGAACGAATGTATTTGTAACAGCAGACCAAGAGCGTGTCCAATCGTTTATGAATTCCAAATCAAAGGAATGA
- a CDS encoding ABC transporter permease: MMKAPRNKKIQFWLYTTTLFLFPVLFLLFKSFTLPTRYEAHVHTHFTLQGWGTLFSENQLIHATLVSLGIGAIVVLLNLIIGLTAGYALAMYDFKGKSFLEAVILFPIIIPLLAITIGVHIAMIRLDMTNTWIGVVLIHLVPTIPYSVKILRNGYTSLGASMLEQSRILGPNPWQRFLSIDVPLLKPAIRSTIFLTFVISLSQYVITAIIGGGNVVTLALVYFPFLNSANSTVLAAFSIWFALLPLLFYIMVELLFLLLPYQNPWRIRT, from the coding sequence ATGATGAAAGCACCAAGAAATAAAAAGATTCAATTCTGGTTATATACAACAACTTTGTTTCTCTTTCCTGTGCTTTTCTTATTATTCAAAAGCTTTACCTTACCAACTCGGTATGAAGCTCATGTTCACACCCATTTCACATTACAAGGGTGGGGAACTCTTTTCTCAGAGAACCAACTCATACATGCTACCTTGGTATCACTTGGGATTGGAGCAATCGTTGTATTACTAAATTTAATCATAGGTCTGACAGCTGGGTATGCACTAGCGATGTATGACTTTAAAGGGAAATCATTCTTAGAAGCTGTCATCCTTTTCCCTATTATTATCCCATTACTTGCTATTACAATTGGCGTCCACATTGCGATGATACGTCTAGATATGACTAATACTTGGATAGGTGTGGTCTTGATTCACTTAGTTCCTACCATACCTTACTCTGTAAAAATCTTGCGCAATGGTTATACATCTTTAGGTGCTTCTATGTTAGAACAATCTCGCATTTTAGGTCCTAATCCATGGCAAAGATTTTTATCGATTGACGTTCCTTTATTAAAACCAGCCATAAGGAGCACAATCTTTCTAACATTTGTCATCAGCCTGAGTCAGTATGTGATAACTGCAATCATCGGGGGAGGAAATGTAGTTACCTTGGCTCTTGTATATTTTCCATTTTTAAACTCAGCGAATAGTACTGTGCTAGCAGCGTTCTCGATATGGTTCGCTTTGCTTCCCCTTCTATTTTATATCATGGTTGAGTTATTGTTCCTCTTATTACCGTATCAAAACCCTTGGAGGATTCGCACATGA
- a CDS encoding ABC transporter permease → MKSSGKTKIWLLLLPVLLFLLLPAYGLFSALWSSLVHQGSLSLQTYEELFQKEAFWYSLFYSLRITLIATGCSLVIGLLLTRAFYPLINRMSGKLSVWIPMLFPHFVWGYIVLLLFEQSGLFSYMFYHLGVIESRESFPILTNDQNGIGMILTYVGKEVPFVILMLLPVYVQQNHEYKDLVRTLGGGRWAAFKDAEWPWVSPILLESGIILFAFILSAYEVPYLLGSTFPEMISILTYDWFYAGDWSERPLAFAAMISTSILIGIVSWGLYAITNRKRWLFTKGNR, encoded by the coding sequence ATGAAGTCATCCGGAAAGACTAAGATCTGGCTCCTCTTACTCCCGGTATTACTATTTTTATTATTACCTGCTTACGGGCTATTTTCAGCTCTATGGAGTAGCTTAGTACATCAGGGGAGTCTATCGCTTCAAACTTATGAGGAGTTATTTCAAAAGGAGGCATTTTGGTACTCCTTATTTTACAGCCTTCGTATCACCTTGATTGCTACTGGATGTTCATTAGTGATTGGCCTTTTACTAACACGAGCTTTTTATCCTCTAATTAATCGAATGTCTGGGAAGCTAAGTGTATGGATTCCGATGCTATTCCCTCACTTTGTATGGGGGTATATCGTTTTATTACTCTTTGAACAGAGCGGCTTGTTTTCTTATATGTTCTATCACCTTGGAGTCATCGAAAGTCGTGAGTCCTTCCCTATCCTAACCAATGATCAAAATGGGATTGGGATGATCCTCACTTATGTAGGTAAAGAAGTTCCTTTCGTAATCTTGATGCTGTTACCTGTCTATGTACAACAAAATCACGAGTATAAAGACTTGGTTCGAACACTTGGGGGAGGTCGTTGGGCAGCGTTTAAAGATGCAGAGTGGCCATGGGTCTCTCCTATTTTGCTTGAATCAGGAATCATTCTATTTGCTTTTATTTTAAGCGCTTATGAAGTGCCTTATTTACTAGGGTCTACATTTCCTGAAATGATTTCAATCTTAACATACGATTGGTTTTACGCTGGAGATTGGAGTGAGCGTCCTCTGGCTTTTGCAGCGATGATTTCTACAAGCATACTGATTGGTATTGTGTCTTGGGGTCTATACGCGATAACGAATCGCAAGCGTTGGTTATTTACGAAAGGAAACAGATAA
- a CDS encoding ABC transporter substrate-binding protein, with translation MKKQPFLILFILLLTACGQTNNPTTQSIDFQNTSWSDITQKADATTVHIHMWGGDEGINRYIDEWVAPKLKEQYNITLKRTPMDTQNILQKLHSEKRAGKKKGTIDVIWINGENFKNAKNSDLLYGPFRNQLPNFKKYYDQESLAFQYDFGTAVDGYEAPWGKVQFVFQYDSNKIEEPPKSFEELKVWVKDNPGKFTYPNPDDFSGNAFLRHLLYQSADSPESIIEEPFSKQHATKHSEQMWSYLNEIQPHLWREGKHYPSTLSQLDRLYRNGDVWMTMGYNEARAEHMIEDGVFPESTRSFVMESGSIGNTHFLAIPYNSPNKEGAITAINFLLSPNAQLKKLKPTYWGDNTPISIDKLSAEDREKFQSLDRGKTVLPAKKLEESFLPEADSTYVEWLKENWKNEVIRKD, from the coding sequence ATGAAAAAACAACCTTTTTTAATTCTATTCATCCTGTTGTTAACGGCATGCGGTCAAACTAATAATCCAACCACTCAATCGATTGATTTTCAAAATACATCTTGGTCAGACATCACTCAAAAAGCAGACGCCACCACTGTACACATTCATATGTGGGGCGGAGATGAAGGCATTAACCGCTATATAGATGAATGGGTCGCTCCTAAACTTAAAGAACAATACAACATTACATTAAAGAGAACGCCAATGGACACGCAAAACATATTACAAAAGCTCCACTCAGAAAAAAGAGCCGGTAAAAAGAAAGGAACCATTGATGTGATTTGGATCAATGGTGAGAATTTTAAAAACGCTAAGAATAGCGATTTACTTTATGGTCCGTTTCGAAACCAGCTCCCCAATTTCAAAAAATACTACGACCAGGAAAGCTTAGCTTTTCAATATGACTTCGGAACAGCTGTGGATGGTTATGAAGCACCTTGGGGTAAAGTACAGTTCGTTTTTCAATACGATAGCAATAAAATCGAAGAGCCTCCTAAATCATTTGAAGAACTAAAAGTCTGGGTGAAAGACAATCCTGGCAAGTTCACTTATCCAAACCCAGATGATTTTTCAGGCAACGCTTTTTTAAGGCATTTACTCTATCAATCGGCTGACAGTCCTGAATCCATTATCGAAGAACCCTTTTCAAAGCAACATGCCACAAAGCATTCTGAACAAATGTGGTCTTATTTAAACGAAATCCAACCTCATTTATGGCGCGAGGGAAAGCATTACCCATCCACGTTATCCCAACTCGATCGGTTATATAGAAATGGAGACGTATGGATGACCATGGGTTATAACGAAGCCAGGGCTGAACACATGATTGAAGATGGCGTTTTTCCTGAGTCAACTCGCTCTTTTGTCATGGAGTCGGGATCAATTGGAAATACGCACTTCCTTGCGATTCCATACAACAGCCCAAACAAGGAAGGTGCCATAACAGCCATCAACTTTTTATTATCACCAAATGCACAACTGAAAAAGCTCAAACCCACTTATTGGGGGGACAATACGCCAATAAGTATTGATAAATTATCAGCCGAGGATCGGGAAAAATTCCAATCTCTTGATCGTGGTAAGACTGTCTTACCAGCTAAAAAGTTAGAGGAGAGCTTTTTACCTGAGGCTGATTCCACCTATGTAGAGTGGTTAAAGGAGAATTGGAAGAATGAAGTCATCCGGAAAGACTAA
- a CDS encoding thioredoxin family protein, which yields MEMIHETATFQNTINSEKPVMIKFSANWCPDCKRMDMFIGDILEEYSGYQWFEINRDELPEIAQEYDVMGIPSILIFQNGAKIAHLHSANAKTPDEVQEFLTKSL from the coding sequence ATGGAAATGATTCATGAAACAGCAACGTTTCAAAACACAATTAACAGCGAAAAGCCTGTTATGATAAAATTCTCAGCAAACTGGTGCCCGGACTGTAAGCGTATGGATATGTTCATCGGAGATATCTTAGAAGAGTACAGTGGCTATCAGTGGTTCGAAATTAACCGTGATGAACTTCCTGAAATTGCACAAGAGTATGATGTAATGGGAATTCCGAGCATTCTAATCTTCCAAAACGGTGCAAAGATCGCTCACTTACACAGTGCAAATGCGAAGACACCTGATGAAGTACAAGAATTCTTAACAAAATCTCTATAA
- a CDS encoding Bax inhibitor-1 family protein yields MQKGELLAAVLRTFAISIGFALIGLFAGQWVPPALFLPLIILEFILLIVVFFVRKAKKISYSFLFFFTFISGLTLFPVMSYYVSSIGAYTVLVVFGVTAVIFTVLSIYAWKTKRDLSFMGGMLMSALLALILVWIIHMIFNLGGMAILVITIISILIFSGFIIYDINKIKHGYHDEKDIPLLALNLYLDFLNLFLDLLRLVKILSDD; encoded by the coding sequence ATGCAAAAAGGTGAATTATTAGCCGCGGTGCTAAGAACCTTTGCGATCTCCATTGGGTTTGCCTTGATTGGATTATTCGCTGGCCAATGGGTTCCACCGGCTCTCTTTTTACCGCTCATTATATTAGAATTCATACTACTTATTGTCGTATTCTTTGTACGTAAAGCCAAAAAGATCAGCTACTCATTCCTATTCTTTTTCACCTTTATATCAGGCTTAACGCTATTTCCTGTTATGTCCTACTACGTCAGTTCAATTGGAGCATATACTGTACTCGTTGTGTTCGGCGTAACGGCTGTTATTTTCACAGTACTCTCCATTTATGCTTGGAAGACTAAACGTGACTTAAGCTTTATGGGCGGGATGCTCATGAGTGCACTTCTAGCGCTTATCCTCGTTTGGATCATCCATATGATCTTTAACTTGGGTGGAATGGCTATTCTAGTCATCACGATCATTAGCATTCTGATATTCTCAGGCTTTATTATCTATGACATTAACAAAATTAAACACGGTTATCATGATGAGAAAGATATTCCCTTACTTGCGTTAAATCTCTATCTAGACTTTCTTAATCTATTCTTGGATTTGCTACGCCTTGTAAAAATTCTATCTGATGATTAA
- a CDS encoding SIMPL domain-containing protein produces the protein MYYPPYPSPAPKPVRNQQDNGKKRLMTVTGVGSVSTQPNVAKINLGVETQDEELTKAQQDNAQTLNKVIDSLVQMGIPREDIQTVDYFIYPQYDYVDGKQEFRGYQVTHTLQVTIKDLSQTGKVIDTAVQNGANRVSNIEFTIDNPQQYYKRALNRALENAVSKAQTIANQMNLNLDPTPTQIVEELPQGTVTPQTFKQAEAVSSASTQVEPGQIEITARIETKFQYTSANG, from the coding sequence ATGTACTATCCGCCCTATCCTTCTCCTGCACCCAAACCTGTAAGGAACCAACAGGATAATGGGAAAAAACGTTTGATGACAGTTACTGGAGTCGGTTCTGTATCTACTCAACCGAATGTAGCTAAAATTAACCTTGGTGTCGAAACCCAAGACGAGGAATTAACAAAAGCCCAGCAAGATAACGCACAGACTTTAAATAAAGTGATTGATTCTCTTGTACAAATGGGGATTCCTCGTGAGGATATTCAAACTGTAGATTATTTTATTTACCCCCAATATGATTATGTAGATGGAAAACAAGAATTTAGAGGTTATCAGGTAACGCATACGCTTCAGGTGACGATAAAGGATCTAAGCCAAACGGGTAAAGTAATCGACACAGCTGTTCAAAATGGGGCGAATCGCGTGTCGAATATTGAGTTTACAATTGACAACCCTCAACAATATTACAAGCGAGCACTAAATCGAGCTTTAGAGAATGCAGTATCAAAAGCACAAACCATAGCGAATCAAATGAATTTAAACCTAGATCCAACACCAACACAAATTGTCGAAGAGCTCCCTCAAGGAACCGTAACTCCTCAGACATTTAAACAGGCTGAAGCTGTAAGTTCAGCATCCACTCAAGTCGAACCAGGCCAAATCGAGATTACTGCAAGAATTGAAACGAAATTCCAATATACTTCGGCAAACGGTTAA
- a CDS encoding class I SAM-dependent methyltransferase, which produces MGLLFSQFSKPKGLIGRIVGFIMYRENAAISKWTLSFLDIQSDEHVLEIGFGPGYCIRSLCKTYRDIHVTGLDPSGTMVEEATRRNQKWVDEGRVELKEAKAGEVDVVSKPIDKVITINNITYWEDPVRTLNNLKTRMRKAGRIAITLQPHEKGASDQTAELAGDQIRSFLEQAGFEYVRVHHRPGKPNKTTCVVGSAP; this is translated from the coding sequence ATGGGACTACTTTTTTCACAGTTTTCTAAGCCAAAGGGTTTAATTGGTAGAATCGTTGGCTTCATCATGTATAGAGAAAATGCAGCGATTAGTAAGTGGACGTTATCTTTTTTAGATATTCAATCTGATGAACATGTATTAGAGATTGGATTTGGCCCCGGTTATTGTATTCGAAGCCTCTGTAAAACATATAGAGATATTCACGTAACGGGGTTAGATCCATCTGGCACGATGGTAGAAGAAGCAACTCGGCGTAATCAAAAGTGGGTAGATGAAGGTAGGGTGGAATTGAAAGAAGCTAAAGCAGGAGAAGTGGATGTCGTTTCAAAACCAATAGATAAAGTTATAACCATTAACAACATCACGTATTGGGAAGACCCTGTTAGGACACTCAATAACCTTAAAACTCGTATGAGAAAAGCCGGCCGAATTGCGATTACGCTTCAACCTCATGAAAAAGGAGCTTCTGATCAAACGGCTGAATTAGCAGGTGATCAAATACGCTCCTTCTTAGAACAAGCAGGCTTTGAATATGTACGTGTACACCATCGTCCCGGTAAGCCAAACAAAACAACCTGTGTGGTGGGAAGTGCTCCTTAA
- a CDS encoding DUF2164 domain-containing protein, whose product MDIKISKDDKDQIIAQIQAYFEMERGEELGMIGAEQFYHYFVKEIGPYIYNQGVRDAKKMIDEKMMNIDEDITSLEKPIYVQRER is encoded by the coding sequence ATGGATATTAAAATTTCCAAAGATGACAAAGATCAAATTATCGCTCAGATTCAAGCTTATTTTGAAATGGAACGTGGTGAAGAGCTTGGGATGATCGGAGCTGAACAGTTTTATCATTATTTTGTAAAAGAGATTGGTCCTTACATATACAATCAAGGCGTGCGAGATGCGAAGAAAATGATTGATGAAAAGATGATGAATATCGACGAGGATATTACATCGTTAGAAAAACCTATTTATGTGCAACGTGAACGGTAG
- a CDS encoding GNAT family N-acetyltransferase translates to MIRIANKDDIKDILFIYNDAVVNTTAVYDYEPYSYENRVQWFEKKQKASVPIMVYEEDGEVCGFATYGAFRDWPAYQYTVEHSVYVNPKHGGKGIGGTLLKEIIKAAKQDGYITMVAGIDGTNKGSISLHEKVGFTYSGTIQKAGYKFDRWLDLAFYQIDLERVNN, encoded by the coding sequence ATGATTCGAATAGCAAATAAAGACGATATAAAAGATATTTTATTCATCTATAACGATGCGGTTGTAAACACTACGGCTGTATATGATTATGAACCCTATTCTTACGAAAACCGTGTTCAGTGGTTTGAAAAGAAACAAAAAGCTAGCGTACCCATTATGGTTTATGAAGAAGATGGAGAAGTTTGTGGATTTGCTACATATGGTGCCTTCAGGGATTGGCCTGCCTATCAATATACTGTTGAGCATTCTGTATATGTGAACCCTAAACATGGTGGTAAAGGTATCGGTGGCACGTTACTAAAAGAGATCATAAAAGCCGCTAAACAGGATGGCTATATTACCATGGTTGCAGGGATTGATGGTACGAACAAAGGAAGTATATCCTTGCATGAAAAAGTAGGGTTTACATATAGTGGGACTATTCAGAAAGCGGGTTATAAATTTGATCGGTGGTTGGACTTAGCATTTTATCAGATCGATTTAGAGCGTGTGAATAATTAG
- a CDS encoding heavy metal translocating P-type ATPase: MTTNQADTEQEKEIYRIEGLTUANCAKKFETNVKHLDGVKDAQINFGASKISVYGDTTVEDLEKAGAFENLSVRPEGEKKEETPKTPFIKRYWQEIFAILLIVCGYTSSFTVGEHDGATIGFFIGAILAAGIPLFKTGFKNLLRLEFDMRTLMTIAIIGASIIGEWGEAAVVVVLFAISEALEAYSMDKARSSIRSLMDIAPKTATIRRGQNELTVDVEDIQIGDIMLVKPGEKIAMDGIVKDGRSSVNQAAITGESVPVEKTEGDEAFAGTLNTEGFLEIEVTKHVDDTTIAKIIHLVEEAQAERAPSQKFVDQFAKYYTPAIIAVAFLVAILPPLIGGASWSTWVYQGLAVLVVGCPCALVISTPVSIVTAIGNAARNGVLVKGGIYLEQVAKVKAVAFDKTGTLTKGVPEVTDLKFVSDENRSKILAQVAGLETKSQHPLASAILKRTQEEEIAPIEVDEFQSITGKGISGEFNGSTYYVGSLALFTEDLSMDVPQNILELVESLQKQGKTVMIAGTSHEIDVILAVRDELREHATNILSTIHELGIRETVMLTGDHHLTAKSLGEESGVKEVKAELLPQQKLEWIKHYEKNVGPVAMVGDGVNDAPALATSTVGVAMGGAGTDTALETADIALMADDLDKLPFTIRLSRKALRVIKQNISFALIVKLLALLLVIPGWLTLWIAIFADMGATLLVTLNGLRLLRTK, encoded by the coding sequence GTGACGACGAATCAAGCTGATACAGAACAGGAAAAAGAGATTTATCGTATTGAAGGTCTCACCTGAGCAAACTGTGCCAAAAAGTTCGAAACGAACGTTAAGCACCTGGATGGTGTGAAAGATGCTCAAATTAATTTCGGCGCTTCGAAAATTTCTGTCTATGGTGATACGACCGTAGAGGATTTAGAAAAAGCAGGCGCCTTTGAAAATTTATCGGTAAGACCTGAAGGAGAAAAGAAAGAAGAGACACCAAAGACACCTTTTATTAAGCGATATTGGCAAGAAATATTCGCTATCCTTCTCATTGTTTGTGGATACACCTCTTCTTTTACAGTTGGAGAACATGATGGTGCTACCATTGGTTTCTTCATCGGTGCCATTCTTGCAGCAGGGATCCCCCTCTTTAAAACTGGGTTCAAGAACCTGCTTCGTCTTGAGTTTGATATGCGCACCTTGATGACCATTGCCATTATTGGTGCTTCAATCATTGGAGAATGGGGAGAAGCTGCAGTCGTAGTTGTTTTATTTGCGATTAGTGAAGCACTCGAAGCTTATTCCATGGATAAAGCTCGCTCGTCTATTCGATCACTCATGGACATTGCTCCTAAAACCGCAACAATCAGACGCGGTCAGAATGAATTGACCGTAGACGTTGAAGACATACAAATTGGCGATATCATGCTTGTTAAACCAGGCGAGAAAATTGCTATGGATGGTATTGTAAAAGATGGTCGCTCCTCAGTTAATCAAGCCGCCATCACTGGAGAATCTGTCCCTGTTGAAAAGACAGAAGGTGACGAAGCTTTTGCAGGAACACTGAATACAGAAGGGTTCTTGGAAATTGAGGTTACCAAACATGTTGACGATACAACAATTGCGAAGATTATTCACCTTGTAGAAGAAGCTCAAGCTGAAAGAGCACCTTCTCAAAAGTTCGTGGATCAATTTGCAAAATACTATACACCAGCAATAATCGCTGTCGCTTTTCTTGTCGCTATATTACCTCCATTGATCGGTGGTGCTTCTTGGTCAACATGGGTGTACCAAGGATTAGCTGTTCTCGTTGTGGGATGTCCTTGTGCTCTCGTTATTTCAACCCCTGTCTCAATTGTAACTGCGATAGGAAACGCTGCTCGAAATGGCGTGCTTGTTAAAGGCGGAATCTATCTAGAACAAGTCGCAAAAGTTAAAGCCGTTGCGTTTGATAAAACCGGAACGCTAACAAAAGGAGTTCCAGAAGTTACGGACCTAAAGTTCGTTTCCGATGAAAACCGCTCGAAAATTTTAGCTCAAGTCGCGGGATTAGAAACGAAATCTCAGCATCCTCTAGCATCAGCCATTTTGAAGAGAACTCAAGAAGAAGAGATTGCTCCTATAGAGGTTGACGAGTTTCAATCGATTACAGGCAAAGGGATATCTGGAGAGTTCAATGGATCAACGTATTACGTAGGGTCTCTCGCACTATTTACTGAAGATCTTTCTATGGATGTTCCACAAAACATTCTTGAGCTTGTTGAATCGTTACAGAAACAAGGTAAGACCGTTATGATCGCGGGTACATCACATGAAATTGATGTGATTCTTGCAGTCCGTGATGAACTACGGGAACATGCAACGAATATTTTATCGACCATTCATGAACTAGGGATCAGAGAAACTGTAATGTTAACAGGTGATCATCACCTTACCGCAAAATCACTAGGTGAAGAGTCTGGTGTGAAAGAGGTCAAAGCAGAACTTCTTCCTCAGCAAAAGCTCGAATGGATTAAGCATTATGAGAAAAATGTTGGACCAGTTGCAATGGTCGGAGACGGTGTGAATGATGCCCCTGCTCTAGCAACATCAACTGTAGGTGTAGCTATGGGTGGAGCAGGAACCGATACAGCTCTGGAAACAGCTGATATTGCACTAATGGCCGATGATCTCGATAAGCTGCCATTTACCATTCGCCTCAGCCGCAAAGCATTACGAGTGATTAAACAAAACATTAGCTTTGCCCTTATAGTTAAGCTACTAGCGTTGTTACTTGTAATCCCTGGCTGGCTAACATTATGGATCGCTATATTTGCAGACATGGGCGCGACATTACTTGTAACGTTGAATGGACTAAGGCTGTTAAGAACCAAATAA
- a CDS encoding metalloregulator ArsR/SmtB family transcription factor, translating to MSKDTCDVTCVHEDTVNRVKESLQHQEPLSVAHIFKALSDGTRLTIAYALLQEEELCVCDVANIVGSSTATASHHLRHLRKLGLARYRKQGKLAYYSLDDDHVKQIVQLAFTHQKEVKHRDDESS from the coding sequence ATGTCTAAAGATACTTGCGATGTCACCTGTGTCCATGAAGATACGGTGAATCGTGTTAAAGAATCCTTACAACATCAAGAGCCGCTAAGTGTAGCTCATATATTCAAAGCCCTATCTGACGGAACCCGTCTCACGATAGCATATGCCCTTTTACAGGAAGAGGAACTTTGTGTATGTGATGTAGCGAATATAGTGGGTTCATCAACAGCAACCGCTTCCCATCACTTGCGCCATTTACGTAAATTAGGATTAGCACGTTATCGAAAACAAGGAAAACTCGCATACTATTCCTTAGACGATGATCACGTAAAGCAAATCGTTCAACTTGCCTTTACGCACCAAAAGGAGGTGAAGCACCGTGACGACGAATCAAGCTGA
- a CDS encoding VOC family protein: MYFDHLVVAAKSPEQAKKDMNMKHGVIGVQGGEHKAWGTYNHLAFFSNQAYIEWLGVQDYDTALNSGNPLIQHLIHNHDQDVEGPITFALRTSDMNSLIEYWDEERIPYQGPFEGSRTKPNGYTLSWRMLFPKFNFESKVLPFVIEWGGDINSPDNPEDTNSIPFNTIHIGVDELEKSKEEWMHLYQLGEPTPSTDLAGNPSYDWELGNGTLSLSKGEGINAKFGNINI, encoded by the coding sequence ATGTATTTTGATCATCTAGTTGTTGCTGCTAAATCACCTGAGCAGGCAAAAAAAGATATGAATATGAAGCATGGGGTGATCGGGGTGCAAGGTGGAGAGCATAAGGCTTGGGGAACCTATAACCATTTAGCTTTCTTCAGTAATCAGGCTTATATTGAGTGGCTTGGTGTCCAAGATTATGACACTGCCTTGAATTCAGGCAATCCGCTTATCCAACACCTTATACACAACCATGACCAAGACGTGGAAGGTCCTATCACCTTTGCTTTAAGAACATCTGATATGAATTCGCTTATTGAATATTGGGATGAGGAGCGTATCCCCTACCAAGGACCATTTGAAGGAAGTCGTACAAAACCAAACGGCTATACGTTATCCTGGAGAATGCTCTTCCCAAAATTTAATTTTGAATCAAAAGTGTTACCATTTGTTATTGAATGGGGAGGTGACATCAACTCTCCTGACAACCCAGAAGACACCAACTCTATCCCCTTCAATACGATTCATATTGGTGTTGATGAACTCGAGAAATCGAAGGAAGAATGGATGCACCTTTATCAGCTAGGAGAACCAACCCCTTCTACGGACTTAGCTGGGAACCCTTCGTATGATTGGGAACTTGGTAATGGCACCCTTTCTCTTTCAAAAGGAGAAGGGATTAATGCGAAGTTTGGTAATATTAATATTTAA
- a CDS encoding zinc ribbon domain-containing protein, with amino-acid sequence MKQESDEQFLETLNALPDKYRVPYLYCPKCGASQMETCNRCDQPLHETWIVCPKCAKPVGEKL; translated from the coding sequence ATGAAACAAGAGTCAGATGAACAGTTTTTAGAAACGCTTAATGCCCTCCCGGATAAATACCGTGTCCCTTACCTCTACTGTCCTAAGTGTGGAGCAAGCCAAATGGAAACTTGCAATCGCTGTGACCAACCCCTTCATGAAACCTGGATTGTTTGTCCGAAGTGTGCGAAGCCTGTGGGTGAAAAATTATAG